A DNA window from Candidatus Methanomethylophilaceae archaeon contains the following coding sequences:
- a CDS encoding glutamate-5-semialdehyde dehydrogenase, which translates to MPDVVSEIRKAKEASITMAVLPTAAKDSALEAMAAALDSNREAILAANSKDMAAAEAMLERGEITGPMLKRLKIDGPKIDGMIAGIRDVIKLKDPVGEVMSSLDLDEGLTLYQIRCPIGMLGVIFESRPDVVPQIMSLCLKSGNSVAFKGGREALESIRSLFEILRGAAASAGVPEEAFVLMESRSDIDSILGLHEYIDLLIPRGSNAFVRHIQSNTKIPVLGHAAGICHVYVDSECDMGMAVKVALDSKAQYPAVCNAAETLLVDSAIAEKFLPKMGKAFSDAGVEIRGDEKTLRILPSAVPASDEDWDTEYGDLIISVKVVDSISEAIDFINAHGSHHTDAIITSNMVKASIFAKKVDSADVFVNASTRFADGFRFGKGAEVGISTNKIHSRGPVGMEGLMIYKYVLVGDGQIVKDYVGKDAKPFLHVPSEREYPFE; encoded by the coding sequence ATGCCAGATGTGGTCTCGGAAATCAGGAAAGCGAAGGAAGCGTCCATAACTATGGCCGTCCTTCCCACGGCGGCCAAGGATTCGGCTCTTGAAGCTATGGCGGCGGCTCTGGATTCAAACAGGGAAGCCATCCTTGCGGCGAATTCCAAGGACATGGCGGCCGCAGAGGCCATGCTGGAGCGCGGAGAGATCACCGGGCCCATGCTGAAGAGGCTGAAGATAGACGGCCCCAAGATAGACGGCATGATTGCCGGGATAAGGGACGTCATAAAGCTGAAGGATCCGGTGGGAGAGGTCATGTCCTCTCTGGACCTTGACGAAGGTCTGACCCTGTACCAGATCCGCTGCCCCATAGGAATGCTGGGAGTGATATTCGAGTCCCGTCCGGACGTGGTCCCGCAGATCATGTCTCTGTGCCTCAAATCCGGCAACTCTGTCGCGTTCAAAGGCGGCCGCGAGGCTTTGGAGTCCATACGCTCGCTCTTCGAGATACTGAGGGGCGCCGCAGCTTCCGCCGGGGTTCCCGAGGAGGCGTTCGTCCTGATGGAATCGAGGTCCGACATTGATTCCATTCTGGGCCTGCATGAATACATCGACCTGCTGATTCCCCGCGGGTCCAACGCCTTCGTACGCCATATCCAATCGAACACGAAGATCCCGGTGCTCGGCCATGCCGCAGGGATATGCCATGTGTACGTCGATTCCGAGTGCGACATGGGGATGGCCGTGAAGGTCGCTCTGGATTCCAAGGCGCAATACCCGGCCGTATGCAACGCGGCCGAGACTCTCCTCGTGGATTCCGCCATAGCTGAAAAGTTCCTGCCCAAGATGGGGAAGGCGTTCTCCGATGCCGGCGTGGAGATCAGAGGGGACGAGAAGACGCTCAGGATTCTGCCGTCCGCCGTTCCGGCATCCGACGAGGATTGGGACACCGAATACGGGGATCTGATAATATCGGTGAAAGTGGTGGATTCGATATCCGAAGCCATAGATTTCATCAACGCCCACGGGTCCCATCACACGGACGCGATAATCACCTCCAACATGGTGAAGGCGTCTATCTTCGCCAAGAAAGTCGATTCCGCGGACGTGTTCGTGAACGCATCCACCCGTTTCGCCGATGGGTTCAGGTTCGGGAAGGGAGCCGAGGTCGGGATAAGCACCAACAAGATCCACTCCCGCGGCCCGGTGGGGATGGAGGGCCTGATGATATACAAATACGTCCTCGTCGGGGACGGCCAGATCGTGAAGGATTACGTCGGGAAAGACGCTAAGCCGTTCCTTCATGTCCCCTCCGAAAGGGAGTATCCGTTCGAGTGA